In Nymphalis io chromosome 13, ilAglIoxx1.1, whole genome shotgun sequence, one genomic interval encodes:
- the LOC126772645 gene encoding uncharacterized protein LOC126772645 isoform X4, which translates to MDLIICIIFHYLAQLSVSHNVTLPNNLSQLLNKLIKETENKSDNKTPFEVIDPGNASKMVYVKEKTNPKVIWQVKYEDITDKRIEDEKKKPNLFQDFINLKNINHDVYSNFMNPIGNNQKNIPNSLEYVSESIVEHITHKDLLSVNEESTTENYNKKIENFRYSDILDEINSDKNNIKSYENILNNLTKLISSKNSNDTLNMISLNKNYDRLLKEIQEIKILHQNENLKDKIILSQPLLTHEIYF; encoded by the exons atggatttaattattt gtattatatttcattatttagccCAGCTCAGTGTATCACATAACGTAACTTTGCCCAATAATCTGAGCcagttgttaaataaattaattaaagaaactgAAAATAAAAGTGACAATAAAACACCGTTTGAAGTAATTGATCCAGGTAATGCTTCGAAAATGGTTTAcgttaaagaaaaaacaaaccCAAAAGTGATTTGGCAAGTTAAATATGAAGATATTACGGACAAACGCATTGAAGATGAAAAGAAAAAACCAAATTTGTTTCAAGATTTTATTAATCTGAAAAACATAAATCATGatgtttatagtaattttatgaaTCCTATAGgtaataatcaaaaaaatataccaaattcTTTAGAATACGTATCAGAATCTATAGTTGAACATATAAcgcataaagatttattatcaGTAAACGAAGAAAGTACAAcagaaaattacaataaaaaaatcgagaACTTTAGATATTCAGACATATTGGATGAAATAAATTcggataaaaataacattaaaagttatgaaaatattttgaataacctGACCAAACTTATTTCAAGTAAAAATAGTAACGATACTTTAAATATGATAtctcttaataaaaattatgacagGTTATTGAAAGAAATCcaagaaatcaaaatattacatcaaaatgaaaatttaaaggacaaaataatattatctcaGCCGTTATTGACGCATG aaatctatttttaa
- the LOC126772645 gene encoding uncharacterized protein LOC126772645 isoform X1, which produces MDLIICIIFHYLAQLSVSHNVTLPNNLSQLLNKLIKETENKSDNKTPFEVIDPGNASKMVYVKEKTNPKVIWQVKYEDITDKRIEDEKKKPNLFQDFINLKNINHDVYSNFMNPIGNNQKNIPNSLEYVSESIVEHITHKDLLSVNEESTTENYNKKIENFRYSDILDEINSDKNNIKSYENILNNLTKLISSKNSNDTLNMISLNKNYDRLLKEIQEIKILHQNENLKDKIILSQPLLTHGTVLRRFAYPSPLLSNYRIIPHVGASLSKQILPQMPLYKKHLTSYGPALVKKKYFNKLS; this is translated from the exons atggatttaattattt gtattatatttcattatttagccCAGCTCAGTGTATCACATAACGTAACTTTGCCCAATAATCTGAGCcagttgttaaataaattaattaaagaaactgAAAATAAAAGTGACAATAAAACACCGTTTGAAGTAATTGATCCAGGTAATGCTTCGAAAATGGTTTAcgttaaagaaaaaacaaaccCAAAAGTGATTTGGCAAGTTAAATATGAAGATATTACGGACAAACGCATTGAAGATGAAAAGAAAAAACCAAATTTGTTTCAAGATTTTATTAATCTGAAAAACATAAATCATGatgtttatagtaattttatgaaTCCTATAGgtaataatcaaaaaaatataccaaattcTTTAGAATACGTATCAGAATCTATAGTTGAACATATAAcgcataaagatttattatcaGTAAACGAAGAAAGTACAAcagaaaattacaataaaaaaatcgagaACTTTAGATATTCAGACATATTGGATGAAATAAATTcggataaaaataacattaaaagttatgaaaatattttgaataacctGACCAAACTTATTTCAAGTAAAAATAGTAACGATACTTTAAATATGATAtctcttaataaaaattatgacagGTTATTGAAAGAAATCcaagaaatcaaaatattacatcaaaatgaaaatttaaaggacaaaataatattatctcaGCCGTTATTGACGCATGGTACAGTATTAAGACGTTTTGCTTATCCTAGTCCTTTATTATCAAATTACCGTATTATACCACATGTAGGTGCTTCATTGAGTAAACAAATTTTACCTCAAATGCcactttataaaaaacatctTACTAGTTATGGACCAGctttggtaaaaaaaaagtattttaacaaattatcatAA
- the LOC126772645 gene encoding uncharacterized protein LOC126772645 isoform X2 produces MDLIICIIFHYLAQLSVSHNVTLPNNLSQLLNKLIKETENKSDNKTPFEVIDPGNASKMVYVKEKTNPKVIWQVKYEDITDKRIEDEKKKPNLFQDFINLKNINHDVYSNFMNPIGNNQKNIPNSLEYVSESIVEHITHKDLLSVNEESTTENYNKKIENFRYSDILDEINSDKNNIKSYENILNNLTKLISSKNSNDTLNMISLNKNYDRLLKEIQEIKILHQNENLKDKIILSQPLLTHENDRNLFTF; encoded by the exons atggatttaattattt gtattatatttcattatttagccCAGCTCAGTGTATCACATAACGTAACTTTGCCCAATAATCTGAGCcagttgttaaataaattaattaaagaaactgAAAATAAAAGTGACAATAAAACACCGTTTGAAGTAATTGATCCAGGTAATGCTTCGAAAATGGTTTAcgttaaagaaaaaacaaaccCAAAAGTGATTTGGCAAGTTAAATATGAAGATATTACGGACAAACGCATTGAAGATGAAAAGAAAAAACCAAATTTGTTTCAAGATTTTATTAATCTGAAAAACATAAATCATGatgtttatagtaattttatgaaTCCTATAGgtaataatcaaaaaaatataccaaattcTTTAGAATACGTATCAGAATCTATAGTTGAACATATAAcgcataaagatttattatcaGTAAACGAAGAAAGTACAAcagaaaattacaataaaaaaatcgagaACTTTAGATATTCAGACATATTGGATGAAATAAATTcggataaaaataacattaaaagttatgaaaatattttgaataacctGACCAAACTTATTTCAAGTAAAAATAGTAACGATACTTTAAATATGATAtctcttaataaaaattatgacagGTTATTGAAAGAAATCcaagaaatcaaaatattacatcaaaatgaaaatttaaaggacaaaataatattatctcaGCCGTTATTGACGCATG
- the LOC126772645 gene encoding uncharacterized protein LOC126772645 isoform X3 yields the protein MDLIICIIFHYLAQLSVSHNVTLPNNLSQLLNKLIKETENKSDNKTPFEVIDPGNASKMVYVKEKTNPKVIWQVKYEDITDKRIEDEKKKPNLFQDFINLKNINHDVYSNFMNPIGNNQKNIPNSLEYVSESIVEHITHKDLLSVNEESTTENYNKKIENFRYSDILDEINSDKNNIKSYENILNNLTKLISSKNSNDTLNMISLNKNYDRLLKEIQEIKILHQNENLKDKIILSQPLLTHVSEIARYIA from the exons atggatttaattattt gtattatatttcattatttagccCAGCTCAGTGTATCACATAACGTAACTTTGCCCAATAATCTGAGCcagttgttaaataaattaattaaagaaactgAAAATAAAAGTGACAATAAAACACCGTTTGAAGTAATTGATCCAGGTAATGCTTCGAAAATGGTTTAcgttaaagaaaaaacaaaccCAAAAGTGATTTGGCAAGTTAAATATGAAGATATTACGGACAAACGCATTGAAGATGAAAAGAAAAAACCAAATTTGTTTCAAGATTTTATTAATCTGAAAAACATAAATCATGatgtttatagtaattttatgaaTCCTATAGgtaataatcaaaaaaatataccaaattcTTTAGAATACGTATCAGAATCTATAGTTGAACATATAAcgcataaagatttattatcaGTAAACGAAGAAAGTACAAcagaaaattacaataaaaaaatcgagaACTTTAGATATTCAGACATATTGGATGAAATAAATTcggataaaaataacattaaaagttatgaaaatattttgaataacctGACCAAACTTATTTCAAGTAAAAATAGTAACGATACTTTAAATATGATAtctcttaataaaaattatgacagGTTATTGAAAGAAATCcaagaaatcaaaatattacatcaaaatgaaaatttaaaggacaaaataatattatctcaGCCGTTATTGACGCATG
- the LOC126772639 gene encoding IQ and ubiquitin-like domain-containing protein, translated as MNPQRTIGIAPNSECVMRAEACQCELGREKLLTAPPYKRTFRTVEDEVQSRLQTAPCARDLEQYKCPISHILINFKSPLHPNEVFNKVFPSNTPIKLVKRKLAKLLSLSNNNLLLTKNRNVLKETCLISELKTDALGNLVIDVFTKDSEEFSLSSIPKESYVHELIQTMMPKKKTMPFIAIKFKIRNQNGSFTRSYHSIMRVHEVKKNLAGVFQVDPDNLVLLREERPLKDRMALLDLDYDKYGIVEVELLTKDNEKLNLEKLYKEMPINDVLTVMVPFGSTLKHINVEIFSELIRKPFLGGYRNVNTGAVYHHAYTQTPQKPEKLPPENKNCRDTQTAEMREKIYDTNYSRATQMNSVHAYIPSVADRIIVPKPYETYDAMIVRLNHNYYASIIQRAFRHYQFRQKVKKWLMTCMERIARMEDEQRLEREAMERRLKTDLVTKTFPRTREDFDQLYAMVDRWKHVEIARISQLHSKGPKIAEFTLLLDKEVELLRCIEGYRVKVKEDSKKIKEKLFLEEISKPVAWYGRDGKLITMETIEIQKARKLKELYNSFVKQDLEGKERIELLVNMKFALQDFRHPLAEEIITLLDRECDLLVRRCNDHQLEFLRRRVAACVFQLIKTSELNSEVTKCKEIRDYKKMENERLHFCEMCHQVKLNTAFPLNAKMNGFLVCTSCSWKDVSERCWIDMTPYKFILRTVQRDERRRKCWGSLAFVLQEKDIFFIVEKLWHSHSAISECRDMTELRLCRWHVNEDWSPWNCFLITVQEMKAHLKLENPEMVYDDELVQKVKNKHKLAKANFEQLLTANKRFTESGEWTEVRAPAIARVDAVEKM; from the exons ATGAATCCTCAAAGGACAATAGGTATTGCTCCAAACTCAGAATGTGTGATGCGCGCTGAGGCCTGTCAATGTGAACTAGGTCGAGAAAAATTACTTACAGCTCCGCCCTATAAGCGGACCTTTCGTACCGTAGAAGATGAAGTACAATCTCGTTTGCAAACAGCACCTTGTGCCAGGGATCTTGAACAATATAAGTGCCCAATCAGTCACAttctcattaattttaaatcaccTCTTCATCCCAACGAAGTGTTCAACAAAGTCTTCCCATCTAATACCCcaattaaattagttaaaagaAAATTAGCAAAATTACTATCCCTATCGAATAACAATCTCCTTTTGACGAAAAATAGGAATGTATTAAAAGAAACGTGCCTAATTTCTGAACTAAAGACTGATGCACTAGGAAATCTCGTGATAGATGTGTTCACGAAGGATTCTGAAGAGTTTTCGCTATCATCTATTCCGAAAGAATCGTATGTTCACGAACTAATACAAACGATGATGCCGAAAAAGAAGACAATGCCATTTATTGccattaaattcaaaataagaaaTCAAAATGGTTCATTTACTCGTTCCTACCATTCAATTATGAGAGTACACGAAGTAAAGAAAAATTTAGCAGGAGTCTTTCAAGTCGATCCAGATAATTTAGTATTACTGCGTGAAGAACGCCCATTAAAGGATCGTATGGCTCTATTAGACTTAGATTACGATAAATATGGAATAGTAGAAGTGGAACTTCTTACTAAAGATAATGAGAAACTAAACTTAGAAAAGTTGTACAAAGAAATGCCTATAAACGATGTTTTGACAGTTATGGTACCGTTCGGTAGCACATTAAAACATATCAACGTTGAAATATTTTCGGAGCTAATTAGGAAGCCCTTTCTTGGTGGCTACAGAAACGTGAATACAG gtgCAGTTTATCATCACGCATACACACAAACACCACAAAAGCCTGAAAAGTTACCtccagaaaataaaaattgccgAGATACTCAAACAGCTGAAATgcgagaaaaaatatat GACACAAATTACAGCCGTGCGACTCAAATGAACAGCGTACATGCGTATATACCAAGTGTTGCTGACCGAATTATTGTGCCGAAACCTTATGAGACCTACGACGCTATGATTGTCAGATTGAACCATAATTACTATGCGTCTATAATACAAAGAGCTTTTAGGCACTACCAGTTCAgacaaaaagttaaaaaatggctGATGACATgcat GGAGAGAATAGCAAGAATGGAAGACGAGCAAAGATTAGAACGCGAAGCTATGGAAAGAAGATTGAAAACAGATCTGGTTACTAAAACATTTCCAAGGACACGTGAAGATTTTGACCAACTTTATGCAATG gtCGATCGCTGGAAACATGTTGAAATAGCAAGAATATCTCAACTTCATTCCAAAGGGCCTAAAATAGCTGAATTTACACTATTATTAGATAAAGAAGTTGAACTTTTGCGATGCATTGAAGGTTACCGAGTTAAAGTAAAAGAggatagtaaaaaaattaaggaaaaaCTATTTTTGGAGGAAATCTCTAAGCCTGTTGCTTGGTATGGACGTGAtggaaaattaattacaatggaAACTATTGAAATTCAAAAAGCAAGGAAACTCAAAGAGCTCTACAACTCTTTTGTAAAGCAAGATTTGGAAGGAAAAGAACGTATCGAATTACTCGTAAACATGAAATTTGCATTGCAAGATTTCCGCCATCCTTTAGCTGAAGAAATTATAACACTTTTGGATAGGGAGTGCGATCTGCTCGTCCGAAGATGTAATGATCATCAACTTGAATTCTTAAGACGAAGAGTGGCAGCTTGCGTATTCCAATTAATAAAAACCTCTGAACTTAATTCTGAAGTAACAAAATGTAAAGAAATTAGAGACTACAAAAAAATGGAGAACGAACGATTACACTTTTGTGAGATGTGTCACCAAGTGAAATTGAATACGGCTTTTCCCTTAAATGCAAAAATGAACGGCTTTTTGGTCTGCACGTCTTGTTCGTGGAAAGATGTTTCGGAACGTTGTTGGATAGATATGACTCCGTATAAATTTATCTTGCGAACTGTGCAACGCGACGAGAGACGAAGAAAGTGTTGGGGATCCTTAGCGTTTGTTCTACAAgagaaagatatattttttattgttgagaAACTTTGGCATTCTCATTCAGCTATCAGCGAGTGTCGCGATATGACGGAGCTCAGACTGTGTCGATGGCATGTCAATGAGGACTGGTCCCCTTGGAACTGTTTCTTAATTACAGTTCAAGAAATGAAAGCGCATTTGAAACTAGAGAACCCCGAAATGGTTTATGATGATGAGCTTGTCCAAAAAGTGAAAAACAAACACAAGCTTGCCAAAGCAAACTTCGAACAACTTCTGACGGCAAACAAACGGTTCACTGAGAGTGGTGAATGGACTGAAGTCCGCGCTCCTGCGATTGCTCGTGTAGACGCCGTTGAAAAGATGTGA
- the LOC126772638 gene encoding protein wings apart-like has product MSRWGRGRSGSVAVPLDSALFRENSNCPSAARSAGTVGKWGITSFTSIRSAPYAYQNNVHKKTVQDQNSPLTVPAVETEQPPPKPKKFFKSRNAELYPPVPQITYAPPVPAAPLSPEHPSNKEKKTNKRSRYNRDSSSPELPRRNSEKGKTKKNVATKASKKEEPMAENQQPPNKRYLVRNRDKVINYAEDGSNSPIPEFTRYESLQPKVPSPKASPLVTSPSPVKMDVVSPSTSKETSEERKPPPIVLRISKGTSRIVSTDSNEGFTSPSSDRHSSMDTHSDMGSDHKRSPTMESICSPKHEGLKITIKCSGMSQDTKKDKKKEKKEHKSHKRHHKNSDDEPLKKPSSPQPGSDTYDLYKTLASPVHEAESDSNKNKLIDSTIESQLAKLDSTNIESKSPVPEKQPKEPQPEPKPPENRGRSRRNRPNINYSENDDELEALATKISSKQVIRTVSDLKKEAKKSRRKQEAMADMPVANISSPDNLQVVDTESESHIEQNDLIDILSGSDNNKTDGVVNKKAKKQKNKNSKNSSPNAAIDVQETLSSQEEHNHEKDTESLEDPPTVDSEPVVEANETQIQTHSSDSAYNSCPHEFSEEESQKCQQDEVFKSPHGIDSEEHIEDKPSVKLVITKKKGSIFKSKSLVNDNPSPLPARKRRHLYKHEWANDKGNETPRPEQTETQEVRNPVTEVSEELTRVTRYRAADPILDDPTLNEPVKPYTSVKCAKEAKEYYTVVRNVKKAHQIQEIGEFLEFNEDVDYLLDALQDNNPMSTRCLSAITLASKCTAPAFRMHLRAHGTVQKFFSALHDATNDQSLGLCTATVMFVLSQDRLNMDLDRESLELMLNLLESDVSHKNALDDCGLTSAQLAKTQERVRELCAEIKSQGKANHLDLDNITVGHLAMETLLSLTSKRAGEWFKEELRNLGGVDHIVRTIQDCAARLESPAADWTGAEVDVLRKADRCMRVLENVTQQNEANQQHLVSGSLGAARTLAALLRRCASEARSALPLRAALLDAALPAVKVLVNLSHSFGVASSAIGAQVVGEQPSLMEICLIMLNNQGNFIPDNRNFDFCVCVLMLLINLVQNNDVNTQRLLSVRIRVDNESDIISRSVSALDLIVDLFYKREELARRAEENTDALLDGEKDEETENDKKKQSQDDIDETVAKLLARAGTHMEHTMVGAYLALLLGNMAVASPASAAAVRARVPLYAPLLPTLQKYFTFLSLTASAEAAIVAHVKSTQRIIEFMENSDKQAGQPAQPEPAPAAPYTAAYPSYYQTSPSDVPQDMSLSNLNYSMNYMNSSSSSDRMSSSMEIDGYH; this is encoded by the exons ATGTCGCGCTGGGGCAGAGGAAGAAGCGGCAGCGTGGCTGTGCCGCTGGACAGCGCTCTGTTCAGAGAAAATAGTAATTGCCCTTCAGCAGCCCGATCGGCGGGGACGGTGGGCAAGTGGGGAATTACGAGCTTCACATCAATCAGAAGCGCACCGTACG CATATCAAAATAATGTCCATAAGAAGACTGTTCAAGATCAGAACAGTCCTTTGACAGTGCCAGCTGTAGAAACAGAACAACCACCACCAAAgccaaaaaagttttttaaatctcGTAATGCAGAATTGTACCCACCAGTACCACAGATTACGTATGCTCCACCAGTACCTGCTGCACCTCTTTCACCTGAACATCCTTctaataaagaaaagaaaacaaataaaagaagtAGGTACAATAGGGACTCATCGTCACCAGAATTACCCAGACGCAACTCTGAAAAAGGTAAAACGAAAAAGAATGTGGCCACTAAAGCATCAAAAAAGGAAGAACCAATGGCAGAAAATCAACAACCACCAAACAAACGATATTTGGTTCGTAATCgtgataaagtaataaattatgcaGAGGACGGAAGCAACAGTCCAATACCAGAATTCACAAGGTATGAATCATTACAACCTAAGGTGCCTTCACCAAAGGCTAGTCCTTTGGTTACAAGTCCATCTCCAGTTAAGATGGACGTAGTTAGTCCATCAACAAGTAAAGAAACAAGTGAAGAACGTAAACCCCCTCCTATAGTACTTAGAATATCCAAAGGTACATCTAGGATAGTAAGTACAGATTCTAATGAAGGTTTTACATCTCCTAGTTCAGACAGACATTCTTCTATGGATACCCATTCTGATATGGGTTCAGATCACAAGAGGAGCCCTACAATGGAAAGTATATGTTCACCTAAACACGAAGgtcttaaaataactataaaatgttCAGGGATGAGTCAGGATACAAAAAAAgacaagaaaaaagaaaagaaagaacACAAATCTCATAAACGCCATCACAAAAACTCTGATGATGAACCTCTCAAAAAACCTTCTTCACCACAACCTGGTTCAGATACATATGATCTATATAAAACTCTTGCTTCTCCAGTACATGAAGCTGAAAGTGATTCTAATAAGAACAAACTAATAGACAGTACTATAGAATCACAGTTAGCAAAGTTAGACTCAACAAATATAGAGTCTAAATCTCCAGTTCCAGAAAAGCAGCCTAAGGAGCCTCAACCTGAACCAAAACCACCAGAAAACAGGGGGAGATCAAGAAGAAATAGGCCGAATATAAACTATAGTGAAAATGATGATGAATTAGAGGCTTTAGCTACTAAAATTTCAAGTAAACAAGTAATAAGAACAGTGAGTGACTTGAAAAAAGAAGCTAAAAAGAGTAGGCGAAAACAAGAAGCAATGGCAGACATGCCTGTAGCTAATATATCTTCACCAGATAATCTACAAGTGGTTGACACAGAATCTGAATCTCACATAGAACAGAATGAccttattgatatattatctgGAAGCGATAATAATAAGACTGATGGTGTGGTTAATAAAAAggcaaaaaaacaaaaaaataagaatagtaAAAATTCAAGTCCTAATGCAGCAATAGATGTCCAAGAAACATTGTCTAGCCAAGAAGAACATAATCATGAAAAAGATACAGAATCACTTGAAGATCCACCAACAGTAGACTCTGAACCTGTGGTGGAAGCAAATGAAACTCAAATTCAAACACATTCATCTGATTCTGCATATAACAGTTGTCCACATGAGTTTTCTGAGGAAGAATCACAAAAATGTCAACAAGATGAAGTTTTTAAATCTCCACATGGTATAGATTCTGAAGAGCATATTGAAGACAAACCAAGTGTTAAGTTAgtcattactaaaaaaaaaggttccatatttaaaagtaaatcttTAGTAAATGACAATCCTTCTCCATTACCAGCTAGGAAAAGGCGTCATCTCTACAAACATGAATGGGCAAATGAT AAAGGAAATGAAACACCAAGACCTGAACAAACTGAGACACAGGAAGTTCGAAATCCAGTGACAGAGGTGTCAGAAGAATTGACACGTGTCACAAGATACAGAGCAGCTGATCCAATCTTGGATGATCCAACATTGAATGAACCAGTTAAACCATACACAAGTGTCAAATGTGCTAAAGAAGCTAAAGag TATTACACTGTAGTGCGAAATGTTAAGAAGGCACATCAAATACAAGAAATTGGAGAATTCCTGGAATTCAACGAGGATGTTGATTATCTGTTAGATGCCTTGCAA GACAACAACCCAATGTCGACGCGCTGCCTGTCGGCCATCACGCTGGCCAGCAAGTGTACGGCGCCCGCCTTCCGCATGCACCTGCGCGCGCACGGCACCGTGCAGAAGTTCTTCAGCGCGCTACACGACGCCACCAACGATCAG AGCTTGGGATTGTGTACTGCAACAGTGATGTTCGTACTTTCACAAGATCGTCTAAACATGGATCTGGATCGAGAGTCACTTGAGCTAATGTTGAATCTACTTGAGTCTGATGTATCACACaa AAATGCTCTGGATGACTGCGGATTAACATCGGCTCAACTGGCAAAGACTCAGGAAAGAGTCCGTGAGCTTTGTGCTGAAATTAAAAGCCAGGGAAAGGCAAATCATCTGGATTTGGACAATATCACA GTCGGTCACCTCGCCATGGAGACTTTGCTGTCGTTGACCTCGAAGCGAGCAGGAGAATGGTTCAAGGAAGAGCTGCGTAACCTGGGCGGAGTGGACCACATCGTGCGCACCATACAGGACTGCGCAGCGCGTCTGGAGTCGCCCGCCGCCGACTGGACCGGCGCCGAGGTCGACGTGTTGCGGAAAGCCGACCGGTGTATGCGCGTCTTGGAGAAC GTGACGCAGCAGAACGAGGCCAACCAGCAGCACCTGGTGTCGGGGTCGCTGGGCGCGGCGCGCACGCTGGCGGCGCTGCTGCGGCGCTGCGCGAGCGAGGCGCGCTCGGCGCTGCCGCTGCGCGCCGCGCTGCTCGACGCCGCGCTGCCCGCCGTCAAGGTGCTCGTCAACCTGTCGCACTCCTTCGGCGTCGCTT CATCGGCAATTGGAGCTCAAGTTGTTGGTGAACAACCATCGCTCATGGAAATATgcttaataatgttaaataatcaaGGCAACTTTATACCTGACAACagaaattttgatttttgtgtttgt GTCTTGATGCTTTTAATAAACCTGGTACAGAACAACGATGTAAATACTCAAAGACTGTTAAGTGTTCGAATAAGAGTTGACAATGAAAGTGATATCATATCTCGGAGTGTATCGGCGCTGGACCTTATCGTCGACTTATTCTACAAGCGAGAGGAACTGGCCAG gAGAGCAGAAGAAAATACTGATGCCCTATTGGATGGCGAAAAAGACGAGGAAACAGAAAATGACAAAAAGAAGCAATCACAGGACGATATCGACGAAACGGTGGCTAAAT TGCTGGCGCGCGCGGGCACGCACATGGAGCACACCATGGTGGGCGCGTACCTGGCGCTGCTGCTGGGCAACATGGCCGTGGCGTCGCCCGCCAGCGCGGCCGCCGTGCGCGCGCGGGTGCCGCTCTACGCGCCGCTGCTGCCCACGCTGCAGAAGTATTTCACCTTCCTGTCGCTCACCGCCAGC GCCGAGGCCGCAATTGTAGCTCACGTCAAATCGACCCAGCGCATAATTGAGTTCATGGAGAACAGCGACAAGCAGGCCGGCCAGCCGGCCCAACCGGAGCCGGCTCCGGCCGCGCCGTATACGGCCGCCTATCCGAGCTACTACCAGACGTCGCCTTCCGACGTGCCGCAGGACATGTCGCTCAGCAATCTCAACTACTCCATGAACTACATGAATAGCTCGTCGAGTTCGGATCGCATGTCGTCGTCGATGGAGATAGATGGTTACCACTGA